A genome region from candidate division KSB1 bacterium includes the following:
- a CDS encoding biotin transporter BioY, giving the protein MTFSTKNLVMAGLFCALTAVGAFIRIPFAPAPFTLQTLFTVTAGLVLPARLAGISQAAYLIMGLAGLPIFANGGGPGYVAQPTFGYLLALPAAAWTCAQLFQTFRLNSLLWRAGVAATASQIMILAFGSLFVIRTYASCATSALCSAAGLFLWRHHFYSLPVD; this is encoded by the coding sequence ATGACATTTTCAACAAAAAATCTGGTTATGGCCGGACTTTTCTGTGCGCTGACTGCAGTTGGAGCGTTTATACGCATTCCATTTGCACCAGCGCCGTTTACCCTGCAAACCCTGTTTACAGTTACCGCCGGTCTTGTCCTGCCGGCACGCCTGGCCGGAATCAGTCAGGCTGCTTATCTGATCATGGGACTGGCCGGATTGCCGATCTTTGCCAACGGCGGCGGTCCTGGATATGTGGCTCAACCGACGTTCGGATATCTACTGGCTTTGCCGGCCGCGGCATGGACCTGCGCACAATTGTTTCAGACCTTTCGTTTAAACTCTCTGCTGTGGCGGGCCGGAGTGGCAGCCACAGCAAGCCAGATTATGATCCTGGCCTTTGGCAGTTTATTCGTTATACGCACATATGCGTCTTGTGCAACATCAGCCCTTTGCTCTGCGGCAGGCCTTTTTCTATGGCGGCATCATTTTTATTCCCTCCCTGTTGATTAA
- a CDS encoding TonB-dependent receptor — translation MARATIKGQIFDENTNNPLPAANVTIQNTSIGAAANLDGEYTIPNVPPGTYTLVVSYIGYVRTSEEVKVPGSGTVYKDFTLIPAALEGEEVVVTAQAAGQQQAINQQLTSDKIVNIVSESKIQELPDFNAAAAISRLPGVSSTQSSGEANKVVIRGLSPKYNAIEIDGVQLSSTGSSNIGLTSDPYVYTAGVSNDRSVDLTMVSPYMIRTIAVYKSLTPDMNANSIGGTVNMELREAPSKFHWNALWQQGYTAKSNDIGNYRAVVSGSNRFFDDKLGIYALINAESYDRNSDNMNASYGIAGEEVEIDPETGYRPVKVNSVTFNRHMETRKRYGANLIMDYKLNNGSIKFVNMLARINKDFNEYRQTINYNGGRMDWQNRKGENTIDQQMHSLKMDYDFSFMTVDLSANYTASRNLTDDLPVINFNQTDALQSGVPRNNKVPENLTYLLTEYKGDSAVVLRSGNLFTNDYNENKFSYKANFEMPFNLGNMASGFFKFGGEMHNQTNTTDQETPYLGFNGSATSDEDDIQSNLMRTIQEKYGISTNKMGELTGETFLSSDNDIFDPFLNDKYGDIYYAANPDKLIDVLNYIIGNPEFDASNRQVSSGAQGGWYDGPFQQLTNDYEYNEDYYAAYAMSKINFWDFMMVGGARYERAEFDYFAYNARDMRNAQAQKMYDTTAVESNEFLLPMVQAKYTPADWMDIRYSYTHTLARPDYHLLTPKFTITQGNSIHTGNPELKPARAYNHDLGISFHSNKLGLFTIGGFYKTIENFVYTANYQLNLADKAGIDTLANYQIIRDGQPVVTPTINPTSGNATSSVYRPFNNPFDAKVKGLEFDFQHNFWYLPQPLKNVVMGVNYARIWSETRYPFYDVDSRIEGEGRQAKREFFLIDSSSAGRLIDQPNHVLNGYLGYDYKGFSSRLSVTFQDNAARNTGGRYPENDSYTTEYFRLDFSARQQLPLYNSELFLDISNLNSANTQWVQESTGGFMGVENYGLTANLGIRIRY, via the coding sequence ATGGCAAGAGCCACAATCAAGGGACAAATATTTGATGAAAACACGAACAATCCGCTACCGGCCGCTAACGTCACCATTCAGAACACCAGTATTGGCGCGGCAGCAAACCTGGATGGTGAATACACCATTCCCAATGTCCCTCCCGGTACATATACGCTGGTCGTTTCTTATATCGGGTATGTCAGAACCTCGGAAGAAGTCAAGGTTCCGGGCAGCGGCACTGTTTATAAGGATTTCACATTGATACCCGCAGCACTCGAAGGCGAGGAAGTTGTGGTCACCGCCCAGGCAGCCGGGCAGCAACAGGCGATCAATCAGCAGCTGACTTCGGACAAAATTGTCAATATAGTGTCCGAATCAAAAATCCAGGAGCTGCCGGATTTCAACGCGGCTGCAGCGATCAGCCGGTTACCCGGTGTGTCGTCAACGCAAAGCTCGGGCGAAGCCAACAAAGTCGTGATCCGCGGACTTTCGCCCAAATACAATGCCATCGAGATTGACGGAGTTCAGCTCTCTTCTACCGGAAGTTCAAATATTGGTTTGACTTCTGACCCCTATGTGTACACCGCGGGTGTCAGTAATGACCGCAGTGTCGATCTCACCATGGTCTCTCCCTATATGATCAGAACCATCGCTGTATACAAATCACTGACACCGGACATGAATGCCAATTCCATCGGCGGTACGGTGAATATGGAGCTTAGAGAAGCCCCTTCGAAATTTCACTGGAATGCGTTATGGCAGCAGGGATATACCGCAAAAAGCAATGACATTGGAAACTATCGTGCTGTTGTTTCGGGAAGCAACCGTTTCTTCGATGATAAACTGGGTATCTATGCACTGATCAATGCCGAATCTTATGACCGGAATTCCGATAATATGAACGCCAGTTACGGCATCGCCGGCGAAGAAGTGGAGATCGATCCGGAAACCGGGTATCGGCCGGTCAAAGTCAATTCTGTCACATTTAATCGGCATATGGAAACCAGGAAGCGTTACGGCGCCAATCTAATTATGGATTACAAACTCAACAACGGGTCCATCAAATTTGTCAATATGTTAGCGAGAATCAATAAAGATTTCAACGAATACAGACAGACCATCAATTATAACGGTGGACGCATGGACTGGCAAAACCGCAAGGGCGAAAATACCATTGATCAGCAGATGCATTCTCTGAAAATGGATTATGATTTTTCCTTTATGACTGTGGATTTATCAGCCAACTATACCGCTTCCAGAAACCTGACAGATGATCTGCCTGTCATTAATTTCAACCAAACCGATGCGCTGCAGAGCGGAGTTCCACGAAACAATAAAGTACCTGAAAATCTCACATATTTGCTCACGGAATACAAGGGAGACAGCGCGGTTGTGCTGAGAAGCGGAAATTTGTTTACCAATGATTATAATGAAAACAAATTTTCCTATAAAGCCAATTTCGAGATGCCCTTTAATTTAGGCAATATGGCAAGCGGTTTCTTTAAATTCGGCGGTGAAATGCACAATCAAACCAATACGACCGATCAGGAGACTCCTTATCTCGGTTTTAATGGAAGCGCAACGAGCGACGAAGATGATATTCAATCCAACCTGATGCGGACTATACAGGAAAAATATGGAATCTCAACGAATAAAATGGGCGAACTGACGGGAGAAACATTTTTGTCTTCTGATAACGATATTTTTGATCCGTTTCTTAACGACAAGTATGGCGACATCTATTACGCGGCCAATCCCGACAAGCTGATTGACGTATTGAATTATATTATCGGCAATCCGGAATTTGACGCTTCTAATCGTCAGGTTAGTTCAGGCGCCCAGGGGGGCTGGTATGACGGTCCCTTTCAGCAATTGACCAATGATTATGAATACAATGAAGACTATTACGCCGCCTATGCCATGTCGAAAATCAATTTTTGGGATTTCATGATGGTCGGCGGTGCGCGCTACGAAAGAGCGGAATTTGATTATTTTGCCTACAACGCCCGGGACATGAGAAATGCCCAGGCGCAGAAAATGTACGATACCACTGCCGTGGAATCCAACGAGTTTCTGCTGCCCATGGTGCAAGCCAAATACACTCCCGCCGACTGGATGGATATACGCTATTCTTATACCCATACACTCGCCAGACCTGACTACCATCTGTTGACCCCCAAGTTCACGATCACCCAGGGTAACTCGATACATACAGGTAATCCCGAACTCAAGCCCGCCCGGGCATACAACCATGATCTCGGCATTTCATTTCACAGCAACAAATTAGGCCTTTTTACCATAGGTGGTTTTTATAAAACGATCGAAAACTTTGTCTATACGGCTAACTATCAACTAAATCTTGCTGACAAAGCAGGGATTGACACACTGGCAAATTATCAGATCATCCGTGATGGACAGCCGGTTGTCACACCAACCATTAATCCGACAAGCGGAAATGCAACTTCCAGTGTTTACAGACCCTTTAATAACCCTTTTGATGCCAAAGTCAAGGGTTTGGAATTCGACTTTCAGCACAATTTTTGGTACCTTCCGCAACCATTGAAAAACGTGGTGATGGGTGTGAACTATGCGCGGATTTGGTCTGAAACCCGGTATCCGTTCTATGATGTTGATTCAAGAATTGAAGGTGAGGGCAGACAGGCCAAGAGAGAATTTTTCCTGATCGACAGTTCATCGGCTGGACGTTTGATCGATCAGCCCAACCATGTTCTCAACGGATACCTGGGATACGATTACAAAGGCTTTTCATCCAGATTATCGGTTACCTTCCAGGATAATGCGGCAAGGAACACCGGAGGTCGATATCCGGAAAATGACAGTTATACAACGGAATACTTTCGCCTGGATTTTTCAGCCCGTCAACAGCTTCCGCTGTATAACAGTGAACTGTTTCTGGATATCAGCAACCTGAACAGTGCCAATACCCAGTGGGTTCAGGAATCAACCGGCGGATTTATGGGTGTTGAGAACTATGGATTAACAGCCAATCTTGGAATTCGTATCAGGTATTAA
- a CDS encoding T9SS type A sorting domain-containing protein: MGYRAVDVCGEDQDFDDFQDGLCDPPGGGLINGITEVDSFAFQVPFTDQDRQLFIGNNAYMIQDWMLDWYVNCPWCKEQHQSREDIMMRQPSPMLGQDAIDFIDSTDTEGNKVFETLNVDWATIYEEDPDFIVPATNKDTLKTFIEYKWSTNADVDWSYKPAPAFNQEWPLPEDLAYNNATYQTAAIGGFPLGDLNWFPDQLADWEAQRDAEWETINNWLEYGSPEGPNRVEMLDAARPRDYKLGQNYPNPFNPVTRIKYSIPKAGYVSLKVYNNIGQQVATLYEGNQIAGQYIATFDGSDLSSGIYFYTLQSDNISLTKKLILMK; the protein is encoded by the coding sequence ATGGGATACAGAGCGGTTGATGTATGCGGTGAAGACCAGGATTTTGATGATTTTCAAGACGGATTGTGTGATCCTCCGGGCGGCGGTCTGATCAACGGTATCACAGAAGTCGATTCGTTTGCGTTTCAAGTTCCGTTCACCGATCAGGACCGACAACTGTTCATCGGGAATAACGCCTATATGATACAGGACTGGATGCTGGACTGGTACGTAAATTGCCCCTGGTGCAAAGAGCAGCATCAATCCAGAGAAGATATCATGATGCGTCAGCCATCTCCCATGCTGGGTCAAGATGCCATCGATTTTATCGACTCAACTGACACTGAAGGCAACAAGGTATTCGAAACCTTGAACGTCGACTGGGCGACCATATACGAAGAAGACCCTGATTTCATTGTACCGGCTACCAACAAAGATACCCTGAAAACCTTTATAGAATACAAATGGAGCACCAATGCCGATGTTGACTGGTCTTACAAACCGGCACCTGCCTTTAATCAGGAATGGCCGTTGCCGGAAGACCTGGCCTACAATAATGCAACCTATCAAACGGCGGCCATAGGCGGTTTTCCTCTGGGTGATCTGAACTGGTTCCCGGATCAATTGGCAGACTGGGAAGCCCAACGGGATGCCGAGTGGGAAACCATCAATAACTGGCTTGAATATGGAAGCCCTGAAGGACCGAACCGTGTTGAAATGCTGGATGCTGCCAGACCTCGGGATTATAAACTGGGTCAAAATTATCCAAATCCATTCAATCCTGTGACAAGAATAAAGTATTCTATTCCAAAAGCAGGATATGTATCACTGAAGGTGTATAACAATATCGGGCAGCAAGTGGCGACTTTATATGAGGGCAACCAGATCGCCGGACAATATATCGCAACCTTTGACGGTTCCGATTTAAGCAGCGGTATCTATTTTTACACACTGCAGTCAGACAATATTTCTCTGACCAAAAAGCTGATTCTGATGAAATAA
- a CDS encoding T9SS type A sorting domain-containing protein — MIITGQMEYEGAGTGDSYVGLRYALTLQADTLKNPLEGTLENQYTDSAKWVAENAVHYGYEFTPVSGATVMANGAGGGGTTWIINGGGGWNSTWSNNGYPIAAVAPAPRRASITEGVYDWAISVQPLGDGTNEIRWYMVKEDTSYWFGGTTIDTAQVTTRFNTINFGIGDDLPAELTAFNVRDVKVDRGDPITVPAPPWEAFYLADWGFIGDRFGGWTLTPGELDGNVTISGEEAPSDWAAVRGGFGLDVMPTEEDALVIEGSVEFAGGGFEDWSSFRFGMFYSDSAGTIDSTETNGYAWNGTEDHHSGYLFLPLSGDAAPVDWQGIGETGTYGAVVDRPWMSTNGANDYVLGSTMPVPAGAVAGAGTYNFELSVQPIEGGMDVRFKLVKDDESYFFQDIATDTHDPVATEKFNCVAFAINNSTTTAMNITDVRVDMGDPIEVPVSVESDEQAELPQEYALNQNYPNPFNPSTTIEFALPKSGKVNLVVYDIMGRTVANLVQDSMEAGHHKITFDASKLTSGVYFYKLSAGDFTETKKFMLLK; from the coding sequence ATGATTATCACAGGTCAAATGGAATATGAAGGCGCCGGCACTGGCGACAGCTATGTCGGACTTCGTTATGCACTGACCCTGCAGGCGGATACGCTCAAAAATCCTTTAGAGGGCACGCTTGAAAATCAGTACACCGATTCCGCAAAATGGGTTGCGGAAAACGCAGTTCATTACGGCTACGAGTTCACGCCAGTATCCGGTGCTACAGTGATGGCAAACGGCGCCGGCGGCGGCGGTACCACCTGGATTATCAACGGCGGCGGCGGCTGGAACAGCACCTGGAGCAACAACGGTTATCCGATTGCGGCTGTGGCACCGGCTCCGCGCCGCGCTTCAATCACCGAAGGTGTCTATGACTGGGCGATTTCAGTTCAGCCGTTAGGCGACGGCACCAATGAAATCCGCTGGTATATGGTTAAAGAAGATACTTCTTACTGGTTCGGCGGCACAACCATTGATACTGCTCAAGTCACAACCCGATTCAATACCATTAATTTTGGTATCGGTGATGATTTGCCGGCGGAATTGACGGCATTTAACGTCAGGGATGTCAAAGTAGACCGCGGTGATCCGATCACGGTTCCGGCGCCTCCCTGGGAAGCCTTTTACCTGGCAGACTGGGGTTTCATCGGCGATCGTTTCGGCGGCTGGACCTTGACGCCCGGCGAACTGGACGGAAATGTCACCATCTCCGGCGAAGAAGCTCCAAGTGACTGGGCTGCGGTACGCGGCGGATTCGGTCTTGATGTGATGCCGACCGAAGAAGATGCCCTTGTTATCGAAGGCTCGGTTGAATTTGCAGGCGGCGGTTTTGAAGACTGGAGCAGTTTTCGCTTTGGCATGTTCTACAGTGACAGCGCCGGGACAATCGACTCGACAGAAACAAACGGCTATGCATGGAATGGCACAGAAGACCATCATTCCGGTTATCTGTTCCTGCCGCTGAGCGGCGATGCTGCACCTGTCGACTGGCAGGGTATCGGTGAAACAGGCACCTATGGCGCCGTTGTGGATCGGCCCTGGATGAGCACAAACGGTGCAAACGACTATGTACTGGGCAGTACAATGCCCGTACCTGCGGGCGCCGTGGCAGGCGCCGGTACCTATAACTTTGAGCTGTCGGTACAGCCTATAGAAGGCGGTATGGATGTCAGATTCAAACTGGTCAAAGATGACGAATCTTATTTCTTCCAGGATATCGCAACAGATACCCATGATCCGGTTGCCACTGAAAAATTCAACTGCGTGGCATTCGCCATCAACAATTCTACAACCACAGCTATGAATATCACTGATGTGCGCGTAGATATGGGCGATCCGATCGAGGTACCTGTCAGTGTTGAATCGGATGAACAAGCCGAGCTGCCTCAGGAATATGCACTGAATCAAAACTATCCAAACCCGTTCAACCCGAGCACGACCATTGAATTTGCTTTGCCGAAATCCGGCAAAGTCAACCTCGTGGTGTATGATATCATGGGCAGAACGGTAGCCAATCTGGTTCAGGATAGCATGGAAGCCGGACATCATAAAATTACGTTTGATGCCTCCAAATTGACATCCGGTGTCTATTTCTATAAACTGTCAGCAGGCGATTTCACTGAAACCAAGAAATTCATGCTGCTGAAATAA
- a CDS encoding sialate O-acetylesterase has translation MKLRPGQILIILMMIIFSSNVRSKVCLPELVSNGMILQRDTQNTIWGWADRGEQITVTFKDSVYTTLPDSNGCWSVVLPAVNAGGPYSIQIRGKNSITLNNILFGDVWICSGQSNMELPLRRVSWVYDSLMNHYENDNIRQFYVPRTYNFTDPQHNIASGAWKPAVSENISDFSATAFFFAKALYEQYQIPVGLINTALGGSPVQAWMSKDALKSFPHYYHQALMYKDSELVHLIQKSDSYRRQVWYDILERQDNGKKTENNWLDPDTHTDTWESMQIPGFWTNPELADIDGAIWFRKTIQVPPALSGKQSKLILGRIVDADSVFLNGHFVGTTSYQYPPRRYDIPRGVLQTGENTIVIRVINERGRGGFFPDKPYTLAVGDQHIDLTGEWKYKLGTSMPPLSPQTFIRWKPMGLYNAMIAPLLNYRIKGVIWYQGESNTGNPVEYRELFPTMIRDWRNQFGQGAFPFLYVQLPNYMRPSPKPQESDWALLRESQLKTLSLSKTGMAVAIDIGEWNDIHPLNKKDVGHRLARAARHEAYGEKIVYSGPIYKSMQIDGDKIILSFEHTGSGLLAKGGDSLKSFAIAGLDKQFVRAQAEIKKNNVVVWSHQVKNPVAVRYAWANNPDQANLYNKEGLPASPFRTDQWNAKETK, from the coding sequence ATGAAATTACGTCCTGGTCAAATCCTGATCATTCTCATGATGATCATATTTTCATCGAATGTCCGAAGCAAAGTCTGCTTACCCGAGCTTGTCAGTAACGGCATGATTTTACAGCGTGATACCCAAAATACAATTTGGGGCTGGGCGGACAGAGGTGAACAAATTACCGTCACATTTAAAGATTCTGTTTACACCACCCTCCCGGATTCAAACGGCTGCTGGTCGGTTGTTCTGCCCGCCGTTAATGCCGGAGGTCCTTATAGCATACAAATCAGAGGAAAAAACTCTATTACACTGAATAATATCCTCTTTGGTGATGTCTGGATTTGTTCCGGTCAGTCCAATATGGAACTTCCGCTGCGCCGGGTCAGCTGGGTTTATGACTCGCTCATGAACCACTATGAAAATGACAACATTCGTCAATTTTACGTTCCCAGAACCTATAATTTTACAGATCCACAACATAACATCGCTTCCGGGGCTTGGAAGCCGGCTGTCTCGGAAAACATTTCCGATTTTTCAGCAACCGCTTTTTTCTTTGCAAAAGCACTGTATGAACAGTATCAAATTCCTGTCGGTTTAATCAACACGGCGCTGGGCGGTTCACCGGTGCAGGCCTGGATGAGTAAAGATGCGCTCAAATCGTTCCCCCATTATTATCATCAGGCTCTCATGTATAAGGACAGTGAACTTGTTCATCTGATTCAAAAATCAGATTCTTACAGAAGACAGGTCTGGTATGATATACTAGAGCGGCAGGACAATGGTAAAAAAACGGAAAACAACTGGCTTGATCCGGACACCCATACAGATACCTGGGAAAGCATGCAGATACCCGGCTTTTGGACAAACCCGGAACTCGCCGATATCGACGGCGCCATCTGGTTCCGCAAAACAATTCAGGTACCTCCCGCTCTTTCCGGAAAACAGTCAAAGCTGATATTGGGTCGAATTGTGGACGCCGACTCTGTTTTTCTCAACGGACACTTTGTTGGCACCACGAGCTATCAATATCCGCCCAGACGGTATGACATTCCCCGAGGTGTGCTTCAAACCGGAGAAAATACTATCGTCATCCGGGTCATCAACGAACGCGGCCGGGGCGGATTTTTTCCGGACAAACCCTATACGCTTGCAGTCGGCGATCAACATATCGATCTGACAGGCGAATGGAAATACAAATTGGGCACATCAATGCCGCCGCTGTCACCGCAAACCTTTATTCGCTGGAAACCTATGGGATTATACAATGCCATGATTGCGCCGCTGCTGAACTACAGGATCAAGGGAGTGATCTGGTACCAGGGCGAGTCAAACACAGGCAACCCCGTAGAATACAGGGAACTGTTTCCAACCATGATCCGTGACTGGCGCAACCAGTTCGGTCAAGGAGCATTTCCGTTTCTCTATGTTCAGCTGCCGAATTATATGCGGCCCTCCCCGAAACCGCAGGAAAGCGACTGGGCGCTGCTGCGTGAATCTCAACTGAAAACACTGTCCCTGTCGAAAACCGGCATGGCAGTCGCCATTGATATCGGCGAATGGAATGACATTCATCCATTGAACAAAAAAGATGTGGGACACCGGCTCGCCCGGGCGGCGCGTCACGAGGCTTATGGCGAAAAAATCGTCTATTCCGGCCCTATATACAAATCCATGCAAATCGACGGCGATAAAATCATTCTGTCCTTTGAGCACACCGGTAGCGGACTATTGGCTAAAGGCGGAGACTCGCTGAAATCGTTTGCGATCGCGGGACTGGATAAACAGTTCGTCCGGGCGCAGGCGGAAATCAAAAAGAACAACGTTGTCGTATGGAGTCATCAGGTAAAAAACCCGGTTGCTGTGCGTTATGCCTGGGCGAATAATCCGGATCAAGCCAACCTTTACAACAAAGAAGGCTTGCCGGCCTCGCCGTTCCGCACAGATCAATGGAATGCAAAGGAAACAAAATAA
- a CDS encoding right-handed parallel beta-helix repeat-containing protein, with protein sequence MKVLFMSAKRSVEETLPASTGIFHKAWMTFFCLIAMAGVFSVIAAPSGGPYGPIHQTYKLPNISGTLYFVAADADPNATGTSLEAPTRLETAMATVKTGDAVILRGGTYRTGDLVLNQGIVMQPYQDERPVIKGSFIAQEWRNLGNGLWTTSWPHLFPSRPADWWRRYRQGKKTPLHRFNNDMVFADGHFLQSVGWEGDVDKDTYYIDYETGTVYIGIDPDDHLIEITAFNSALTRTTGKVHGKTSDRRGPVIRGITFTQYAYRALEIKGTEPQGVSDESQHGKDVIGTTLEHCTLSYCSRVAGYLRGDSLTIRHCKVSDTSTEGIYIIASNDVLLEKNIFTRNNIERITGYYPAAVKIFNQSHRVTCRDNLVIDLPYSNGIWYDVGNVDGVFVDNWVQGVGTNETPIATNRLWPSDNGFFFEISKGAVCAGNVFVDCDHGVMILNSSDVHMYQNTFVNSLACIGRDGRSAEGDHFGWHPATGPGVEERDGHIFANNLLSGKDMNRPLLFVWQPSELCDRLRDPMLDMLDHNAYVRGSDKTESPLILWSPAANQTCQIEIESPDELHSLHSQYAANSRFYDQYAGPLFQSRELENFYPLQNFPGLNSGLKLPAQIKNLLKQTELPENTVGAFPPAD encoded by the coding sequence ATGAAGGTCTTATTCATGTCAGCAAAACGATCTGTTGAAGAAACATTACCGGCCAGCACGGGCATTTTTCACAAAGCCTGGATGACATTTTTCTGTCTCATCGCTATGGCCGGAGTCTTTTCTGTCATCGCAGCTCCTTCCGGCGGTCCTTATGGACCGATTCATCAAACCTATAAACTGCCGAATATATCCGGAACTCTTTACTTTGTTGCAGCCGATGCCGACCCCAACGCGACGGGAACATCACTTGAAGCGCCAACCCGCCTGGAAACGGCAATGGCCACAGTCAAAACCGGAGATGCCGTCATTCTACGCGGCGGCACGTATCGCACAGGCGATCTTGTCCTGAATCAGGGCATCGTTATGCAGCCGTACCAGGATGAACGTCCGGTGATCAAGGGGAGTTTTATCGCTCAAGAATGGCGAAATCTCGGAAACGGGCTCTGGACCACCTCCTGGCCACATTTGTTTCCTTCCAGACCCGCGGATTGGTGGCGGCGCTACCGTCAGGGCAAAAAAACCCCCCTGCATCGTTTCAACAATGACATGGTGTTTGCGGATGGTCATTTTTTACAGTCCGTGGGATGGGAAGGTGATGTGGATAAAGACACCTATTACATCGATTATGAAACAGGCACTGTCTATATCGGTATTGATCCTGATGATCATCTCATCGAGATCACCGCGTTCAACAGCGCTCTCACCCGCACCACCGGCAAAGTTCATGGAAAAACATCAGACAGACGCGGTCCTGTGATCCGGGGTATTACATTTACCCAGTATGCATACCGGGCCCTGGAAATAAAAGGCACCGAACCGCAGGGTGTATCTGATGAATCTCAACACGGCAAGGATGTCATCGGCACCACTCTGGAGCATTGTACCCTTTCTTACTGCTCACGAGTCGCAGGTTATCTGCGCGGTGATTCTTTGACCATCAGACACTGCAAAGTGAGTGACACCAGCACGGAAGGCATTTATATCATCGCATCCAATGACGTGTTGCTGGAAAAAAATATTTTTACTCGCAACAATATCGAACGCATCACCGGCTATTATCCGGCAGCGGTAAAAATTTTTAACCAGAGCCATAGGGTCACATGCCGGGACAATCTGGTCATTGATCTGCCCTATTCAAACGGTATCTGGTACGATGTGGGCAATGTTGACGGGGTATTTGTAGACAACTGGGTACAGGGTGTTGGAACTAACGAGACACCGATTGCCACCAACCGTTTGTGGCCGAGCGATAATGGTTTCTTTTTCGAAATCTCCAAAGGCGCAGTTTGTGCCGGCAACGTATTTGTCGATTGCGATCACGGCGTCATGATCCTCAACAGCTCTGATGTTCACATGTACCAGAACACGTTCGTCAACAGCCTGGCTTGTATCGGGCGGGACGGACGCAGCGCGGAAGGAGATCATTTTGGCTGGCATCCGGCAACCGGTCCGGGCGTTGAAGAACGCGATGGCCATATTTTCGCCAACAACCTGCTGAGCGGTAAAGATATGAATCGTCCCCTGCTGTTTGTCTGGCAGCCGTCGGAGTTGTGCGACCGTCTTCGCGATCCCATGCTGGACATGCTGGATCACAATGCCTATGTTCGCGGGTCTGATAAAACCGAATCCCCTCTCATCCTCTGGAGTCCGGCAGCTAACCAAACCTGTCAAATTGAAATTGAATCTCCGGATGAACTGCATAGTTTGCATTCCCAATACGCGGCAAACAGCCGGTTTTACGATCAATATGCAGGTCCTCTTTTTCAAAGCCGAGAGTTGGAAAACTTTTATCCCCTGCAAAATTTTCCCGGACTGAATTCAGGTCTAAAGCTGCCTGCTCAGATTAAAAACCTGTTGAAACAGACTGAACTACCGGAAAACACGGTTGGTGCATTCCCCCCCGCCGACTGA
- the ccsA gene encoding cytochrome c biogenesis protein CcsA, with protein sequence MLKSIKPLYLLLSLVTWLLLTVALYMVFFFAPTEQSMGHIQRIFYFHVPSAWTAFLSFFIVCVSGILYLKSRCFKWDYLAHAAAEIGVLFITLVLLSGPLWARPVWNTWWTWDARLTTSFVLWLLYISYLLLRRFIEEPQRRAQFAAVFGIVGFLDVPLVYMSIRWWRTLHPGAVIGGGEDSGLHPHMLITLLVSLVAFTMLFITLVLLRSRTLRMGDKAEALIWKTSLESQ encoded by the coding sequence ATGCTAAAATCGATCAAACCTCTCTATCTTTTACTATCCCTGGTGACCTGGTTGTTGTTAACCGTTGCTTTGTATATGGTTTTTTTCTTTGCACCGACCGAACAGAGCATGGGACATATACAGCGTATTTTCTATTTTCATGTGCCCTCGGCCTGGACTGCATTCCTGTCATTTTTCATCGTGTGCGTGTCCGGAATACTGTATTTAAAGTCGCGGTGTTTCAAGTGGGATTATCTGGCGCATGCCGCGGCTGAAATCGGTGTATTGTTCATCACCCTGGTGCTGCTCAGTGGCCCGTTATGGGCGCGGCCGGTCTGGAATACCTGGTGGACCTGGGACGCACGCTTGACCACATCGTTTGTATTGTGGCTTTTATACATTTCTTATCTGCTGCTGCGTCGATTTATCGAAGAGCCGCAGCGTCGAGCCCAGTTTGCGGCCGTATTCGGGATTGTCGGGTTCCTTGATGTTCCTCTGGTGTATATGTCGATCCGCTGGTGGCGCACCCTGCATCCAGGCGCGGTGATCGGCGGCGGCGAGGATAGCGGCTTGCATCCGCACATGCTGATCACTCTGTTGGTTTCTCTTGTGGCGTTTACAATGCTATTCATCACTCTGGTCCTGTTGCGCAGCCGAACGTTGAGAATGGGGGATAAAGCGGAAGCGTTAATCTGGAAAACAAGTTTGGAGAGTCAATAA